DNA sequence from the Amycolatopsis sp. Hca4 genome:
GGCGCAGCCGGTCCCGCCACCACTGGTTGTCCACCGTGGACTCGAGCATGGCGTCCTGCTGCGCGCTGTGGTGTCGCAGCCGGGCGGACGGCGGCGGGGTCGCCGCAGCCTGCCCGGTGCCGAGCGCGGCGACGTAGGTGTCGAAGAACTCGACCAGGTTGAGGTGCGTGCTCCAGCCGTCGGCGATCGCGTGCGGCTCGGTGATGGTGAACGCGATGTCCCGATCGCTCAGAACGTGCAGGGTGAACCGGGTCAGTGGCGCCGCGGTGAGCGACAGCGTCTTGGCGTTCTCGGCCGCGGCGAACCGTTCCAGCTCCGCATCCCGGGCGGCCGCGGGCAAGCCCCGCAGGTCGTGCACGGTCAGCACCGGCTCGGGCGCGTGGGCCAGCACGATCTGCATCGGCCGGGAGAACGTGTCGAGGTCCAGCACTGAACGGAACATCTCGTGCCGGTCCACGAGTGCCTCGGCGCATCCGGCGAACACCGCCGGGTCGACCTTCGGCACGGACATCCGTGACATGGCTACGTTGTGGTACGGCGGCACGTCCGTCGCCCCCTTGCGGCGCCGGGCCGAACCGAGCACCAGCTGAGCGGCCATCGCGGTCTGTTGCGCGGTCATCGGGAACGCGTCGACCGCCCCGGCGGGCACCCGGGCCCGGTCGGCGTCCTCGAGCAGCCCGAACGGGGGCACCCCGGTCCAGTGGTCGTCCGGCAGGTCGGCGGGGTCGGTGGCGACCTCGTGCGTGGCGGCGGTCACGACGCCGCTCGCAGACGGGCGTGCCCGGCAAGCACGTCCAGCCGGTCGTCGGCAAGCATGTCCCGCAGGCTGAGCTGCAGCCCCTCGCCGCGGGCGAGTGCGACGAACCGCACCGACGTGATCGAGTCGCCGCCGACCGCGAAGAACCGGCTGTCCGGGCCCGGCGGGTCGATCCCGAGAATTTCCTGCCAGAGCCGGCTGATGATCTGCTCGACGTCGTCGGCCTTCCGCACGACGAGGTGGTCGCCCAGCACCAAAGCGTCGACGTCGCTGCTCAGGAAGGTGCGCACCGCGTCCGCGGGCGAGCACACGACCGGCTCGCCACGCACGTTGAACGAGGTGTTGAGGACCACCGGGGTACCGGTCAGTTCGCGGAACCCGTCGATGATCCGCCAGTAGAGCTCGTTGTCGGCCCGCCGGACGACCTGGATGCGGGCCGAGCCGTCGACGTGCGTCACGCCGCCGAGCCGATCCGTCCACTCAGGACGGACGTCGACGGTCTCCACCATCCAGAGGAACTCCGCCGGGTCATCGACGACGAAGCAGTCCTGGGTGTACTCCTCCAGCACGGCCGGAGCCAGCGGTCGGAAGTCTTCGCGGTGCTTGACCATCGCGTTGATGCGGTCGCGCATCTCCGCCGTGGACGGGTCGGCGAGGATGCTGCGGTTGCCCAGTGCCCGCGGCCCGTACTCCATGCGGCCCTGGAAGAGCGCGACCACCCGGCCGTCGGCGAGCAGCCGCGCCACCTCGGCGGCCAGTGCGGCGGGACCGGGCCGGGTCACCGTGGCGTCGATGCCGTTCAGCGCGGCCGTGACCTCGCCCGGGCCGTAGGCCGGCCCGAGGTAGGGCGGGCCCAGCCGCGGCGTTCGGCGGGCCGGGGCGGGCAGCTCGGGCAGCCGGGGGTCGGCGCGGTGCAGCACGGCCAGCGCCGCGCCGAGCGCGGTGCCGTCGTCTCCGGCGGCGGGCTGCACGAACTGGCGGCGGTACCACCCGGTCTCCCGGATCGCCTTGTTGACCACGCAGTTGAGCGCGACCCCGCCGGCGAGGCACAGCGAGTCCGCGCGCGGCCGCTCGACGGCCAGGAACCGCAGGACCGCCTGCTCCGTCGCCTCCTGGAGGGCGGCGGCGAGGTCGAGGTGCCGCTGCTGCATCGGCTCCTCGGGCCGCCGGGCCGGGCCCAGCAGCTCGGCCAGGTACTCCAGTGACCGCGCGTAGGTGGCACGCTCCTGCGGCGTCCGGTTCAGGTACGTGAACGGTGTGCTGTAGGTGCCGTCCTCGCGCAGCCGGACGATCTCGGCCACCGCCTCGCGCATCGGCGCCGGGTTGCCGTACGGGGCGAGGCCCATCACCTTGTACTCGTCCATGTTCATCCAGAAGCCCAGGTGCATGGTGACCAGGCCGTAGGCCAGGCCGATCGAGTGCAGCCCGCGGATCTGCGCGGTGGTGCGGATCCCGTCGGCGTCGGCGCGGTAGAGCGACGTGCTCTCGAACTCGCCGATGCCGTCGGCCACGAGGACGTCGGCTTCGGGATAACCCGAGCAGTAGAACGCGCTGGCGGCGTGCGCGAGGTGGTGGGCGACCGGGACGATCCGCATGGCGGGGTCCCAGGTGTGCTCGGCGTGCAGGTCGCGCGCCACCGCGTCGGCCGAGTACACCTCGTCGTACTCCTCGAGCGTGCCTTCGGTCTCGAAGAACGGCCGGTAGGGGGCGAAGTCGAAGTTGTGCGCGACGAACGCGACGTCCCGCGGCTTGATGCCGGCCTCGGCGAGGACGTAGTCCACGGCTTGGCGGGGGAAGCGGCCGGTGCCCTTGTCGCGGGCGAACCGCTCCTCGGCGGCCGCGGCGACGATGCCGTCCGGGGTCACCAGGGCTGCGGCCGAGTCCGCGCCCTGCGCCAGCCGGTACTGCCGGCGCTCCAAGCCGGGGAATTCCCGACGCATGCGGGGTTCGCTGCGGTTCAGCCCGCTGATTCCCAACACGTACACGACAGATCTCCTTGCGGTCAGGGGGTGTCCGGGCCGACGAGCGCCCGCAGCACGGCGGCGTGGCGGTCGGTGACGCCGGCGAATTCGCCGGCGAGCCGGTCGAGGGAGGAGTGGTCGCCCGCCGTCGCGGCGGCCAGGACGGCGTAGCAGAGGCTGCGGCAGAAGCGGACCACCGGGCGGTAGGCACGGGTGGCCTCTTCGGCGGCGGTCGGGTCGCCCGCGAGCAGCAGCCGGATCCGGTCCAGCATCAGGCTCGAATGCTCGAATAGCACCCGGGCCGAGCGGTTGTCGTACTCGCGCTCGCCCGCGCGGGCGGCGGCGATCTCGTCCGCGAAGCAGTCCCACACGGCCAGCCCGTACACGCGGTCCCACGGTTCGCGCAACGCCCGCAGCGCGGCGGTCGGGTTCTCCGACCGCAGGTAGGTGCGGATCTCCGCGGCGACGAAGTCCCGGTCGAAGGCGAACGCGCTCTCCGGCAGGTACCGGTACATGACGAACTGACGGCACCCGCTGCCGAGCCCGCGGTGCTCCGCGAACGCCCGGTCCAGCGCGGCGGCCGGGATGGTGACCGAGCGGAAGACGGGGTTCTCGTCGTAGCCCAGGATGTCGACCGTGCCGGCTTCGGCGTCGAACCCGTGCACGAGCAGGTCGTGGGACATCCGCCGGCGCCCGAAGGCGTACCGGCGCGGGATGTGGTGCTCGTCGACGTTGAGGTAGAGGTACCAGCCCTGCGCCAGCTGCCGCGCGGCGAACCCGGACAGCCGCGAGCCGAGCAGGTCGTGCATCAGCTCCGCGTCGGTCCGCATCGTTTCCAGGTGCGGGTTCGCCGCGTAGTCGAAGATGTAGAAGCACAGCGGCACCGGCGTGCCCGGCCGCCGGTCGTAGGCCAGGTGGATGAAGTTCGTCAGCGTCCACTCGACCTTCGCCGGGTCGCAGGCCTCGATGATCGACACCGGGAACGCGTAGAACTGGTAGGCGCGGGTGGTGACGTCCTCGTTGACCGGCAGCCGGACGCGGGCGGCCGTCCCGGGCGCGGCGACGGCGGTCACGCGGTCCCCCGCACCAGGCCGGTCATGGCGACCGCGACGCTCCGGTCGCCGTCGTAGGGCTCCCGGCCGTGCGCGGCGAGCATGTTGTCCACGAACAGGACATCGCCCCGCTCGTAGTCGAACCGCGAGGACGCGCGCCGGTAGCAGTCGCGGATGTGCGCGCACACGCTGTCGGGGATGCGCTTGCCGTCGCCGTAGCAGGTGTCGTTGGGCAGGCTGTCGTGCCCGAGCATGTCGGTGAGCACGGCGAGCGCGGCCGGCGGCAGCGTGCTCGGGTGGAAGAACGCGATATGGTTGAACCACAACGATTCCCCGGTGTCGGGGTGCCGGTGGAAGGCCGCCCGCCGGGCCCGGGTCTGGAGCACGCCGTCGGGACGCCAGGTCGTGGTGATCCCGGCCGCGGCACAGTAGCGGTCGACCTCGGCGCGGTCCTCGGTGCCGAACACCTCCGGCCACGGCAGGCCGAACCCGGGCTGGTAGGTGCGCACGTGCAGCCAGCCGCGTTCGGCGAACTCTGCCCGCACGTCCGCGTCGAGCAGCCGGGTCACCTCGCGGATGTCGGCCAGCGGGGTGGCCCCGCCCCCGGCGGCCGGGACGCTGCAGTGGAAGAACAGCCAGCGCGGCCACGACGCCTGGTAGGAGTTCTCGTTGTGGAAGAAGATCTCCTTGTCCTTGGCGTACTCGGTGGAGGTGTAGACGCGGCCGCCGAGCGATTTGCGCGGCGTCGAGCGCTCGGTGTACTCCAGCCGCTCGCCGCCCAGGGCGGCCACGACGGCGGCGAAGTCGTCGGTGCCGTCGACGCCGAACCCGCGCAACAGCA
Encoded proteins:
- a CDS encoding TauD/TfdA family dioxygenase — its product is MTTLPLRTTPATLTPGDLGHDLRTTPPAAAAARVRAELADAGAVLLRGFGVDGTDDFAAVVAALGGERLEYTERSTPRKSLGGRVYTSTEYAKDKEIFFHNENSYQASWPRWLFFHCSVPAAGGGATPLADIREVTRLLDADVRAEFAERGWLHVRTYQPGFGLPWPEVFGTEDRAEVDRYCAAAGITTTWRPDGVLQTRARRAAFHRHPDTGESLWFNHIAFFHPSTLPPAALAVLTDMLGHDSLPNDTCYGDGKRIPDSVCAHIRDCYRRASSRFDYERGDVLFVDNMLAAHGREPYDGDRSVAVAMTGLVRGTA
- a CDS encoding condensation domain-containing protein: MTAATHEVATDPADLPDDHWTGVPPFGLLEDADRARVPAGAVDAFPMTAQQTAMAAQLVLGSARRRKGATDVPPYHNVAMSRMSVPKVDPAVFAGCAEALVDRHEMFRSVLDLDTFSRPMQIVLAHAPEPVLTVHDLRGLPAAARDAELERFAAAENAKTLSLTAAPLTRFTLHVLSDRDIAFTITEPHAIADGWSTHLNLVEFFDTYVAALGTGQAAATPPPSARLRHHSAQQDAMLESTVDNQWWRDRLRPWTEAAAPPGPAGAGPAWHATLSITGAEFAALEELARTSGTGLKAVLLTVHLTALRELPGAVGTLTGVTVNTRLAVEDGVDARGMFLNVVPLPWTGAVPEPAAVRAGLLAATTRGRVPLAHLVRTLGPAAAPRSLFVFNSFHSIAGAAQRLGVDTFEEVADWSRTDFPFEASFNRSEEADGRIDLQLYSDGRFAGEPDAVRAYRGAVRAVGGLGDD
- a CDS encoding carbamoyltransferase C-terminal domain-containing protein — its product is MYVLGISGLNRSEPRMRREFPGLERRQYRLAQGADSAAALVTPDGIVAAAAEERFARDKGTGRFPRQAVDYVLAEAGIKPRDVAFVAHNFDFAPYRPFFETEGTLEEYDEVYSADAVARDLHAEHTWDPAMRIVPVAHHLAHAASAFYCSGYPEADVLVADGIGEFESTSLYRADADGIRTTAQIRGLHSIGLAYGLVTMHLGFWMNMDEYKVMGLAPYGNPAPMREAVAEIVRLREDGTYSTPFTYLNRTPQERATYARSLEYLAELLGPARRPEEPMQQRHLDLAAALQEATEQAVLRFLAVERPRADSLCLAGGVALNCVVNKAIRETGWYRRQFVQPAAGDDGTALGAALAVLHRADPRLPELPAPARRTPRLGPPYLGPAYGPGEVTAALNGIDATVTRPGPAALAAEVARLLADGRVVALFQGRMEYGPRALGNRSILADPSTAEMRDRINAMVKHREDFRPLAPAVLEEYTQDCFVVDDPAEFLWMVETVDVRPEWTDRLGGVTHVDGSARIQVVRRADNELYWRIIDGFRELTGTPVVLNTSFNVRGEPVVCSPADAVRTFLSSDVDALVLGDHLVVRKADDVEQIISRLWQEILGIDPPGPDSRFFAVGGDSITSVRFVALARGEGLQLSLRDMLADDRLDVLAGHARLRAAS